The Streptomyces sp. NBC_00162 genome window below encodes:
- a CDS encoding maltokinase N-terminal cap-like domain-containing protein — protein sequence MSEAASARSRLTADRAALLTGIGPLEPMLRAWLPTQRWFAGKGRAIGAFRTVSAAELLPPGSVPGLVHLLLDVDGDCYQLLLGIRPSLPPALAHTLIGHADEGPYAGRAVYEALGDPRLAAMLLERLRSPGSLGPLRFDRDPDAPVPAGLAPRPLSGEQTNSSLIYGDSYILKVFRRVGPGVNPDLELPRALAAAGCARVPAPVAWYEAELPGSEPLTLGVLQPYLRGSDDGWQLALRRLGAGADFTAEAHALGRATAEVHSALAAALPTVALGPEQTARLAAGMTARLAATAREVAALRPYEAGLRGAFDALAASRGAGVPAQRIHGDLHLGQTLRTLDGSWSLIDFEGEPARPLADRRRPEPAVRDIAGILRSFDYAARSHRPFAPAWADDCRAAFCEGYARTTGRDPREDPVLLRAYETDKAVYEARYESRHRPDWLHVPMAAIRRLSEPQRPAHRMPPVPPAPGSVSTHPQPHQKPPRRPLA from the coding sequence ATGTCGGAGGCTGCATCCGCCCGGAGCCGGCTGACGGCCGACCGGGCCGCCCTGCTCACCGGGATCGGCCCGCTGGAGCCGATGCTGCGGGCCTGGCTGCCCACGCAGCGCTGGTTCGCGGGCAAGGGCCGTGCCATCGGCGCGTTCAGGACCGTCTCGGCGGCCGAACTGCTGCCTCCGGGGTCCGTCCCCGGACTGGTGCACCTGCTCCTCGACGTCGACGGGGACTGCTACCAACTCCTCCTGGGCATCCGCCCGTCCCTGCCGCCCGCGCTCGCGCACACGCTGATCGGGCACGCCGACGAGGGCCCCTACGCGGGCCGGGCGGTGTACGAGGCGCTGGGCGACCCCCGGCTCGCGGCCATGCTGCTGGAACGATTGCGCTCCCCCGGCAGCCTCGGCCCGCTCCGCTTCGACCGGGACCCGGACGCGCCGGTCCCGGCCGGGCTCGCCCCGCGGCCGCTGTCCGGCGAGCAGACCAACTCCTCGCTGATCTACGGGGATTCGTACATCCTGAAGGTGTTCCGGCGGGTCGGCCCGGGAGTCAACCCGGACCTGGAGCTGCCCCGGGCGCTGGCCGCCGCCGGGTGCGCCCGCGTCCCGGCGCCCGTCGCCTGGTACGAGGCCGAGCTGCCCGGCAGCGAGCCGCTGACCCTGGGCGTGCTCCAGCCGTATCTGCGCGGCTCCGACGACGGCTGGCAGCTCGCACTGCGCCGGCTCGGCGCCGGGGCCGACTTCACCGCCGAGGCCCACGCACTGGGCCGGGCCACCGCCGAGGTGCACAGCGCGCTCGCCGCCGCCCTGCCCACCGTCGCCCTCGGCCCGGAGCAGACCGCCCGGCTCGCCGCCGGGATGACGGCCCGGCTGGCCGCCACCGCCCGGGAAGTGGCCGCGCTGCGGCCCTACGAGGCGGGGCTGCGGGGGGCGTTCGACGCGCTGGCCGCCTCCCGCGGGGCCGGGGTGCCGGCCCAGCGGATCCACGGGGACCTCCATCTGGGTCAGACCCTGCGCACCCTCGACGGCTCCTGGTCGTTGATCGACTTCGAGGGCGAGCCGGCCCGGCCGCTGGCCGACCGGCGCCGCCCCGAACCGGCCGTGCGCGACATCGCCGGGATACTGCGTTCCTTCGACTACGCCGCGCGCTCGCACCGGCCGTTCGCCCCCGCCTGGGCGGACGACTGCCGGGCCGCCTTCTGCGAGGGCTACGCCCGCACCACGGGCCGCGACCCCCGCGAGGATCCCGTGCTGCTGCGCGCGTACGAGACCGACAAGGCGGTGTACGAGGCCCGTTACGAGTCCCGGCACCGCCCCGACTGGCTGCACGTCCCGATGGCCGCGATCCGGCGGCTCTCGGAGCCGCAGCGGCCCGCCCACCGGATGCCTCCGGTCCCGCCCGCCCCCGGCTCCGTCTCCACGCACCCCCAACCCCATCAGAAGCCCCCGAGGAGGCCGCTCGCGTGA
- the glgB gene encoding 1,4-alpha-glucan branching enzyme, producing MSAARQPSPTVPDETGAVPASAKTATRAGRAPRARRAAPPRGVRPAPALGGEERARLLEGRHHDPHAVLGARTERGGVAFRVLRPYAKAVTVVAKGLRAELFDEGDGLFSGLLPLTGVPDYRLLVAYDSDEIEVHDPYRFLPALGELDLHLIGEGRHEQLWKALGAEPMEHQGVDGTRFTVWAPNAQGVRVSGDFSYWDSVAYPMRSLGASGVWELFLPGVGAGALYKYDITRPDGSHTLRADPMARAAEVPPANASRVTASAYAWGDAQWMANRGARPPHQAPFSVYELHLASWRPGLSYRQLAEQLPGYVKELGFTHVELMPVAEHPFGGSWGYQVTGFYAPTSRMGGPDDFRLLVDALHQAGIGVIVDWVPAHFPRDDWALAEFDGRPLYEHQDPRRAAHPDWGTLEFDYGRKEVRNFLVANAVYWCEEFHVDGLRVDAVASMLYLDYSRAEGEWTPNEHGGRENLDAVALLQEMNATVYRRCPGVVTIAEESTAWEGVTRPTDSGGLGFGLKWNMGWMHDTLRYMSKESVHRKYHHHDMTFGMIYAFSENYVLPISHDEVVHGKGSLVSKMPGEDWWQKRAAHRAYLGFMWAHPGKQLLFMGQEFAQGSEWSEVYGPDWWLLDDSYSAAGDHRGVRTLVRDLNRTYTAAPALWERDTVPEGFAWVEADAAEDNVFAFLRYAQDGSQLLCVSNFSPVVRHGYRVGVPQDVPLWQEVLNTDQEQYGGSGVRHLQPLRPEPVPAQGRPASLRLTLPPLATVWLRP from the coding sequence GTGAGCGCCGCACGACAGCCGTCACCGACCGTCCCCGACGAAACCGGAGCCGTCCCGGCGTCCGCCAAGACAGCGACACGGGCTGGCCGCGCACCCCGGGCCCGCCGCGCCGCCCCACCCCGCGGGGTCCGGCCGGCGCCCGCGCTCGGCGGGGAGGAACGGGCCCGGCTGCTGGAGGGCCGTCACCACGACCCCCACGCGGTGCTGGGCGCCCGCACCGAGCGGGGCGGAGTGGCCTTCCGCGTGCTGCGCCCGTACGCCAAGGCGGTCACCGTCGTCGCCAAGGGGCTGCGGGCCGAGCTCTTCGACGAGGGGGACGGGCTGTTCTCCGGGCTGCTGCCGCTGACCGGGGTGCCGGACTACCGGCTGCTGGTCGCGTACGACAGCGACGAGATCGAGGTCCACGACCCGTACCGGTTCCTGCCCGCGCTCGGCGAGCTGGACCTGCACCTGATCGGCGAGGGCCGCCACGAGCAGCTGTGGAAGGCGCTCGGCGCCGAGCCGATGGAGCACCAGGGGGTGGACGGCACCCGGTTCACGGTGTGGGCGCCGAACGCCCAGGGGGTCCGCGTCTCCGGGGACTTCTCGTACTGGGACTCCGTCGCCTACCCGATGCGCTCGCTCGGCGCCAGCGGCGTGTGGGAGCTGTTCCTGCCCGGCGTGGGCGCCGGGGCGCTGTACAAGTACGACATCACGCGCCCCGACGGCAGTCACACCCTTCGCGCGGACCCGATGGCCCGGGCCGCGGAGGTGCCCCCGGCGAACGCCTCCCGGGTGACCGCCTCCGCGTACGCGTGGGGGGACGCGCAGTGGATGGCGAACCGCGGGGCCCGGCCCCCGCACCAGGCCCCCTTCTCCGTGTACGAGCTGCACCTGGCGTCCTGGCGGCCCGGGCTCTCGTACCGCCAGCTCGCCGAGCAGCTGCCGGGGTACGTGAAGGAGCTCGGCTTCACGCACGTGGAGCTGATGCCGGTCGCCGAGCACCCCTTCGGCGGCTCCTGGGGCTACCAGGTCACCGGCTTCTACGCGCCGACCTCGCGGATGGGCGGCCCGGACGACTTCCGTCTCCTCGTGGACGCGCTGCACCAGGCCGGGATCGGGGTGATCGTCGACTGGGTGCCGGCGCACTTCCCGCGCGACGACTGGGCCCTCGCCGAGTTCGACGGGCGGCCGCTGTACGAGCACCAGGACCCGCGGCGGGCCGCGCACCCGGACTGGGGGACGCTGGAGTTCGACTACGGCCGCAAGGAGGTCCGCAACTTCCTCGTCGCCAACGCCGTGTACTGGTGCGAGGAGTTCCACGTGGACGGGCTGCGCGTGGACGCGGTGGCCTCGATGCTCTATCTCGACTACTCGCGCGCCGAGGGCGAGTGGACGCCCAACGAGCACGGCGGGCGGGAGAACCTGGACGCGGTGGCGCTGCTCCAGGAGATGAACGCGACCGTGTACCGGCGCTGCCCGGGCGTGGTGACGATCGCGGAGGAGTCCACCGCGTGGGAGGGCGTGACCCGGCCCACGGACTCGGGCGGGCTGGGCTTCGGCCTGAAGTGGAACATGGGCTGGATGCACGACACGCTGCGCTACATGTCGAAGGAGTCGGTGCACCGCAAGTACCACCACCACGACATGACCTTCGGGATGATCTACGCCTTCAGCGAGAACTACGTGCTGCCGATCTCGCACGACGAGGTGGTGCACGGCAAGGGTTCGCTGGTGTCGAAGATGCCCGGGGAGGACTGGTGGCAGAAGCGGGCCGCGCACCGGGCGTACCTGGGCTTCATGTGGGCCCACCCGGGGAAGCAGCTGCTCTTCATGGGTCAGGAGTTCGCCCAGGGTTCGGAGTGGTCTGAGGTGTACGGGCCGGACTGGTGGCTGCTGGACGACTCCTATTCGGCGGCCGGTGACCACCGGGGCGTCCGCACCCTCGTGCGCGACCTGAACCGCACCTACACGGCGGCGCCCGCCCTGTGGGAGCGGGACACCGTGCCGGAGGGCTTCGCCTGGGTGGAGGCGGACGCCGCGGAGGACAACGTGTTCGCCTTCCTGCGGTACGCGCAGGACGGCTCGCAGCTCCTGTGCGTGTCGAACTTCTCGCCGGTGGTCCGGCACGGGTACCGGGTCGGGGTGCCGCAGGACGTCCCACTGTGGCAGGAGGTCCTCAACACCGACCAGGAGCAGTACGGCGGCAGCGGGGTGCGTCATCTGCAGCCGCTGCGGCCCGAGCCG